In Xiphophorus maculatus strain JP 163 A chromosome 17, X_maculatus-5.0-male, whole genome shotgun sequence, the genomic stretch GTCGAGCCATCCTACCTTGTGGCACACTTTTAAGACTCAAGTTACTTTTCTTTAACACCCTGTTCATCAAATTATCTTCTGTGTTGAAGTTTACTTGTTTCAATCTTTGAGGAAAGCGTTGCCCAACTGACTATTCATTTTGGTCTGTGTTTTATAATCTTTCATGACTGTTAGTCGAGAGTGACTGACGGACAGCCTACATTTATAAACAGCCTTAGTTCAAATTTTGTCTTTGCATTTACtctgcaaacaacaaaaacaatgctgTTTAGCTTTTAACATGCACCCATGTACAGCAacgtttaatttccctttggtaGGGTTTCCCTCCAAAAAACTTAAGCCCGGTGGTCAGGGCACTGAAGCGGTCCACtatgcttttttattaaaaggtgttaagttgacaggaaatgtaaaaatattgctgGATAATTATGTTACTGGAAGACGTTATTGACAATTCCTAAACCCACAGCAATagaatcttaaaaacaacaaaacaaaaataatactattaaataaagatcaattatttgcactgctgttaaatccaaattaattCATCAGTTAGTGGAtctaaaaatatgatgaaatgcTGATCACATTTAGAACTAGCCTGTGCTATAAATGAACTAAGCAGCTGTTTAAGACTCCCCAGGCCCATAAATGGGCCTGGgttgtaattttattacaacCAAAGATATAgtgatatatactgtatataaatttgattttatgatttcattATAGATAAATTCAAcaattttaaattgttaaacatttaaatggaaGATTTTAAGGAgttggcaagtttactttggaaaagttcaaataaCAATTTTCATAGTATTGCAATATACTACAATTATCATTGATTGCTTGTTAATTAAGTTAAGATAATTAAGTTAATTGGCCAACTTCACTGAAGTTGGCCAATTAAATTAGCCTCTTTCCCAGATTCCACTAAATCTGTGTTGAAGCACTATTAGTGGTGCTGATGTtcttagcagcaagaggggcccttaaattaaattctgctcaaggcctcatacGTCCTTGGACCGGCCGTGAATGATGAGCTAAATTCACAGCACTGTGCATTTCTCTGCTGGATACAGAGACAAACGGGAGATTTAATTGAGTAAttcttccattttgtgtctattgagtttttaataagcgctacagaaactgttttggttgcctTTTGGGTTGAGTTTTCCTGATAACAATAACTCTGCCTGTAAGCATTTAATATGAGTTTGATGCATCTATTCCATTTACACAACAGCATGTGAAATTGATTGttaatcagtgttgcttcctaagtggacagtttgatttcacataagtttgatttaattggagttatattgtgttgtttatgtgttccctttattattattatttattttttttttttataaagcaaaaaaaagctaTTACTTGTCCTGGGCTGCCAGGACAAGTAAACCCTGGcagcccaccaggcttatataCACTGCCTGCTTTGGAGTcagtaaagcatttttgaatttgaatttaagttGAAATGTCATGTGACAGACCTATAGTTTGGCAGGTGACCTGTTTTGTGTGGCTAAGTGAGATTTTATAATATCAATGGATTTTGATTGTAATAACGCAAGCTATCCACATTCCTTCAAAGAATAATCATTAATGGGGATGTAAGGATTTCCTCTAGTGATCATATTTACAGTTGTGCTAACCTCAGATCAACAGTTTTCcacactaaaaaataaaaacaatatttgacatTTCTATATAActaataactttttttgtatttctaacaCAGTTGACTTGTAAATAGCAGTAAATCCCACCACCACaattatgattttctttctgcagtgAGGAGTGTCTAGTGTCTCTGGAGAAGCTCTCTCTGTCAGATCCTCTTCCCCCTTCACAGCAGCATGCTGCGGACTCATCTGTAAACACACAGACTAATGAGAAGTAAGTGTTCATGCAGCCAAATAATGTTGGATCATTTGAGTGCTCTAACTGACTGTGACATCTTGTGTTACCAGAGAGGACTTGTCACAGACCCATGAAGTGTCTGTCAATGGACCGGTGTGAGGACGCGTTCATCCAGAACCCTATCAGTGACCATGGCGCAGGCTGTCAGCCTCCTCCAGAGTGACTCTCCCAAACAGCCTCACTGCAGCTCCAGTATTTTTACTGAATCACATTGCCACATTATTGGATCTGGACACTGCCACCCAACACCAATAATGAGGGGgcagaacatttaaaacaaagaagaaaactagaaaaagcCAACAGACAGAGCAAAGTTAAGAGAAATCATCTTTTCTCCCACAGATGTTGCACATCACTCAATGCAGTTTCAATGTAGCAGCAACTTTTGAAACTACATGATCTGTGGGGTAacatctgaatttttttaaactgaaggttttctccttttttccactGATTTGGATTTTATAAGGTCACGCCTGAATGGATAGCACAGGCTAACTTTTAACAATGCCTCAACCAGAAAtacctgcttttatttttaatacaatttttctTCAAGCTTAAAGAAAAGCACTTATGTCAGCATTTTGTTGTATGTAATAGCACAATGTTCATCTCTGCTGGCTGTCTCATCTGTCCTCTGATCCACATCAGTGTTTCTACTcattgtttagtttgtttttcccaATTTATGGTTTCTGGTAATGAAATGTGTCATCCATCACCAGGTTGAATGTTTGATGTGTTTCAGGGGGAAGAATGAGGGGAGTGATTTGAACAGTGCTGTAATAGTATTACTGTTTTTGCTCATGTGCAATAATGTTggtttgccttttcttttttaagagagaaattgaaaaaaatgttcagtcCAACCTTGGTGATGTTTGGTGTGGCTTTGGGCAAACAAATTTTTATCTAATCTCAAactcatttttcagatttttacctgttttctttttgtctacTTTTAGTGCATGTAGGTTCTCTGTTGACCTCACTAGTGAGCTAAGACCTTCTGATTGTAATGAACTTAAAGATCCGATTGCTATCCTCCACAAATCAGCCAAACATTATCTACCTATATACAAATATTatctacattttaaagtaactttacaagcatttttgagatttttattgtCTGATCCTTTTTTCTTGCTGTGTCTTCACCAAGCACTTATTCACAAAGCAATAGGGGCATCTGATGCGGTATGTTtggttatgtttgtttttttctgttgaagcAGCAGGATTGGAAGGAGTGCAGGCCTCCAGGTCTCTTTGATGTTCTCATTGAAATTCTTTAGCAGTGATCAGCTTCTATggttgctgtttaaaaaaaaaaaaaaaaaaactaaaacatttaaattaaaagcaactGGTTTACCACATTCATACCAACAGATTTCCTTTGCTAGTTTGATTCTTGTCTTTCCACCAGACTTGTTGAGGTGCAAGGAGACATGAACAGTTGTGCAGCTCCAGTGAGAGATGAGATACAATTTTAGGTCTCTAGAACCACATATACAGTTGTGCTCATAAGTTTAAACACCAGAGAATATGAACGAATACACAGAAACCTTTCACTCATGGCTCGTAGTTGGGTGAAACCATTTGTTGTCAAACGACTGTATTcactcattttaaaacatgagcCTGATCAAAGGTTTCCACACCCTGATGATTTTGACCTTATGCACACAAGTTGACACAAACTGAAGGTGACCATACTCACTTGATTTGTTTACTTGTATTCATCATAGTTGTTTGATGATAGTTTCAGCCAACCACTTGTGGTTTTATTCATATTCTTTGAAAAATGgccaaaaacccaaaaaaattCCATGAGGGTATATAAACATACTAGCACAActgtagatttattttacaaacattgaGCATTAATTTCTAATTTACTTCTTATTTAAACCCCAAATTactatatttttgtattttttatgcagCCTACTAAAAAGTGCATCCATTTCCTGTACATTATGTGTACTCACTACACAATTCATACTCAATTGAGTCCATCAAAGGGGTTTGACATGGAGGAGCTCAGCCTGTGCTTGTATTGAAAGTTCATGTTCCCTttaatttgtctatttttttccttatgGTGACTCAAGTCATTTTCCTCGAGTAGATTCGTAGATTCTCTATAAGGTCAAGGTCAGTCTTCTAGTTTACTGGCCAACCAAGCAGAATGAATGATGGTCATCAAAGCAGGTATTGAAACTTTTTGCAGAGTGGGCATGGCCCAAATCCTGTGGGAAAGGGAAATCTGCAACTCAATGACTCTTGTGACCAGAAAGAAACATGGCAGACACAGTCTTTGGACATGAGAAACTCAGTGAACCAACCCCAGAATACTtgacctaaccctaaccctagcTCCCCAAATCATTGCAGACTGTGGAAACATCACACTTGGACCTCCAGCAGATTTCCTTTGTTTCTTCTCCCAGGCTTCAATTTTCTAATGAAATGCACACatatatttcatttgaaaagatgACATTTGTCCATAGAGCAGAGGTCCAGTTGTTTATTTCCTCAGCCACgtaaaacaatttcaattcaGCAGTTTTAGTCTGTGTACTAAACTAAATCAGGGTGTGGTAACTCTTGAAGCACTTATTCTACTTGCAACCCACACTTTTTGAATATCTTCTATAGTGTTGAGTGGAGTTTACTTTCTAATCTTCTCAAGGATCCAtatgtatagcacattttctccacattgaggaaaacaaatgaatcaaATCCATCAATGAATGGATGTGCTTGTAACTCCTAATGGGAGCAACCCAGGGGCAGCCACAGTCACTCCAGTCAATCAACCAActaatcaatcaagtttatttctatagcacatttcagcaatctTTACATCAACCTCTCCATCGGCTGCCACCTTATcatggtggaggggtttgagtgtcccagcgatcctaggagctatgctgtcgtgggtttcatgcccctggtagggtcacccaaagCAGACAGGTCCTAAGTGAGgaaccagacaaagcgcagcccgaagaccccttatgaCGGATAAAACCTTTGGAATTGGTGTTCCCTTGCCTGGATGCAGGTCACCGGGGCTCCACTCAAGCCAGGTCTAGAGGTGGGGCATGTTGGTGAGCACCTCGTAGCTGGGCTTTTATCCGTGGAGCCCGGCcaggctcagcccgaagagaaAACATGGGTCATCCTTCCCATGGACTCACCACctgtgggaggggccaaagagGTTGGGCACAGTGTGGAATGGGTGGTGACCGAGTGCGGGGACCTTGGGGATCCGCACTCGGATCCCCAAGGTcatgcagaagctggctcttgggatgTGGAATGTCACCTTtttggtggggaaggagcctgAGAGTGTatgtgaggttgagaggtttTGGCGAGAAATTGTTGGCCTCACCTcaacgcatggctctggttcggGAACTAGACTCCTTGAGAGGGgttggacatacttccactctggagttgctcTCAATGAAAGACGCCGGGCAGTAGTGACCATACTTGTTGCCCCCCATCCTGgtgcctgtacgttggggtttaccccacTGAACGAGAGGGTAGTCTCCCTCTGCTTATGAGTGGGGGGATGGCTTCTGACTGTTTATGTTTACGCACCAAACagcagttcagattacccaccctttttttAGTTCTTGGAGGGGGTATTTTAGAGTGCCCCTCctgggactcccttgttctgcttggggacttcaacgctcacgtgggcaatggcAGAGAGATCTGGAGGGGGGTGGTTGGGTGGAACGCCCCCCCTGATCTGAACTCAAGTGGTGTTCTGACTCGGGAccttgtgggccggtgggcagaatacttcaaaaacctcctcaatcccatcaacatgccttccattgaggaagtgGAGACTGGGGACTCTGGGTCTGGCTCTTCAAATTCTGGGTAGGAGGTCATAGAGGTGGTTAagaggtgggggtgggggggggttaCTATAAgtaagtggaggagtttaagtatttGGGGATTTTGTTCacgaatgaaagaaaaatggaatGGGAGATTGACAGACGGATTGGCACAGCGTCGGCAGTAAAACATGCGCTGTACCAGTCTgtcatggtgaagagagagctgagtccaAAAGCGGAGCTCTCGATTTACTGGTCGATCTACATTCCTATCCTCAGCTATGGTTATGAGCTTTGGGTAGTGACTGAAAAGCCGAGGTCACagatacaagcggccaaaatgAGTTTCCTTCGTAGGGTGTCTgagctctcccttagagatagggtgagaagctcggtCATCCGGGAGGGTCTCAGactagagccgctgctccttcacatcgagaggagccagataggatgcctcctggacaggcgtcctggtgaggtgttctagGCACATCCCACTggggggaagacccaggacacgctggagggactatgttcctcggctggcctgggaccAGTCGTCCTGAGTGGtttggaaggttgatacaataacaggtctttaatgtattttggtgctaagccgttcagtaaTTTATAAAAGTCTGAACAGAATATCCTGACTAGTGTGTAAAGGACACATTAGTTATCAATGGTAATACAGTGCCATCTACTGGTTTTTACATAGAACCATGTCTTTTTTATGGAAACAATTAAGGACAAAGAAatctagtttttttaaaaatctggcaATTTACTCAGTTACTTGGCAATCTTCtcaatctttttcttcttatgCTGAGATAAAGCCTTTTTTGTCCTCTCAGCTGCAACTCTCATGAAACACAAGATTTATACTTGGTTCTAGTTTCAAACCACCAGAAATGCAGTTTTTCAGCATTTGTCAGCTGTTACATAGCAAATAATGTTGAAAATTGAATGCCGAGCTGCTGATCTACAGATCCTccatttttcacttcttttgATGAGATAAAGCTTTTTTGTCCTCTCCCTCACCTGCCACTTTCATGAAACACAAGGTTTAGACTAGGTACCAGTTACAAACAACCGGAGCTACTGCTTCTCAGCATTTCTGTGCTTTTCCAAAgttaataaggctgaaaattgaataTAGAGCTGagaattcaatctggagagatttaaaaggtttattgacatacATGAACTAAAGCTCTTTGGCGCTCGGCCCCCTACTGAGGACATCgagctgtgaattgcaataAGCTCGATGAGCATTCCCGCTGCTGGTTCGGAATGTCATCCCTCGGGgcccgacactggtggtggaggttgggTGAAGAATTCATGCCTGGAGTGCTGggagagtggaggtggagaaggggcgGAGCTGGAAAGCagaagatgccatggatggaggtccttatcaactggggcTTAGTCGGTGATTGGCCATGAATTGGCTTGGTCCACCGTTGCAACACGTTCTCACTCccgactcgtcatatattgacgctTGGGCAGGTTCCCTcagcgtcacatattgacgcgtCGGGTACCCCGTTCGCGTCAATAATTGACGAGAAGGGTTCTCTCATTGAATGCTGTACGGCTCCCTAAGCGTCCAAAACCGACGATCTAGGAACAAATAAGATGACGAGTCTGTTCTATTTTTGTAAAAGGCACACAATTCGTGCATAGCAGATGTATTTGTAGGTTTTTAacaatttagttaattttacttcagttttaaaagatCCTCCGGTTCTCTGAAGCCGCGATTTTATctacatttctatttattttttaacagcagACACGAATTACACCAGTTTCACTGATTTCATCGTAACTTCATGATTGCAAAGGacataatattctaatttttacacaataataaaaaaagaaaggaatacGTATGTTATTTGGAGTTTATGAGGTTACAGATAATACCGGCATGCACCTCCGAAGTCGTTTGCAGTccattaataattaaaaaaagaattttaataaaaatgtttaagaagaGTGAGGGTGCATTTCCTTTTGTGATTACATGCCAGACGGTTCTGTAaacgtttgattaaaataaaaataaggacaGATCCCACCCGTCCATAAATctacgaagaagaagaagaagctgacgTCATCGCATGCGACATTGGACCCCGGTGAGTACAAACCTGAATCTGTCAGAAATGGTTttgtattataaaacaaaagaaaatactacACATTCTTGTGAATGCAGTTGTAGGACTTAATGGTAGTAGGACTGTGCCGCGAATGGTTGAAGACATTTGGACACGTTtgtaacatgtatttttttaatttttgttgccGCTAGCTACATTAGCTAGCTACATTAGCCGCTTGGAGCCCAGAGAGTTCAGCTGAACCTGcacttaatacatttaattagcCATGATAGAGTCACAGAATTGTTTGTTGTATAATTTGAGGGTTGCTATAACAACCCTAGGCTGTGATGATCCTAAAGGTTTTCTGAATACACTGATTGCAGCTAGGTCATGCATTTGAATTAAAAACGAACTTGGGTCATTACAGCCAAAGTTCTCTCCACCTGTCtaagttgaaataaataacttccgaaatctgaacatttattttgtttttatgtcaacaGGTTCTTCTTTGAGATATTCATCTGACATACATTTCTGCTCATTCATAGCACCCACAAAAGGCACTTTTAAGAGCCACGTTTGTCATATCTCTTCGTCATCTTTGTGTTCTTAATTTGTCTATTGTTCTTCACGTAATTTGTCAacagttctgtttgtttgtttgtttgtccatCATAAGTCTTTGCATTCTATTTTGCTCTTTGTCAGTGTTTTTTAAGTATGACACGCCCCAAATTCAGGCCATGCGCACAGTGTCAAACGCCCAATcaggcaaacagaaaaagttgtgTCGCCTGCCACCAGAGTCTttacaccaaaaaaaataaaataaaagaaaagtttcagaCATTCAATGATCAGTGGAgggaaacagttttaaaaaacagaaatgtttcccGCATAATGGATTCTGCGGAAATTGCAGTAAGTAGAAAATTTTAGACTGAAAAAGTTCTGTTAATGagcaaaataatgaaaaacaactgCTCTAATAGGATGGTGCGTTTTAGTAACttgtaacatgtttttatcaattGCAGGTTCGCAAACTTCATGCTTTAGGCTATAagcctattttattttttgctaaggAAGATAAGTCTTTAAGCAAGTGGGTAGCAGATGTAATTACTCATTTGGAGCCCACTGCTACTACAAATAATTTTCTTGAGAAGATGCAAAGGGCTTATGAATTTCTCCTCCCTGAAGGTaatgcatgtatgtgtgtgagagtgtgtgtacTTCTGTAGCGCATTATATCAAGTCCACAGAAAGCGAGCAAGATATGTGTCTAtggatatttatttctgttttctgtaaaattacGTCTTTCCTAGCCACGTCTGTACCATTGCAGCCTGACACCTCCACGGAACAGCAGGTTTTTTCACCCAAAGAGCAGTGGGCTGATGAAAAAGCTGAGAACCTGGTCTATGAACCAACAGAGACAATAGCTGAGGAAGAGCCTGTGATTGTGCTTGATCTGGTTCCTGTTTCTCCTCCTATTGTTCCTTCTTCTCCGGCTttccagaagaagaaaagagccAGAAGCACCTCTCCACCTGCCTCTCCTCCTACTCTGCCATCTGTCTCTCCCATAGACCAGCCAAATCAACATTCATATGAATCGCCTGCTGCCCATGCCATCTCGTTAAGTCAGGGTGGCCTATTTGAAAATAAGAAGAGAAAGggtaagttttgttttccttagtCCTGTGACTATTTCttttacatccatccattttcttacaccagGGGTCGgtagggctgctggtgcctatttccagcaagaggcgggggtcaccctggacaggttgccagtctgtcacagggcaacacagagacagacaggacacacagccatacacacagacactcacacctagagagaatttagaaagaccaaaaaacctgacagtcatgtttttggactgtgggaggaagccggagaacccagagagaacccaccttgcacagggagaacatgcaaactccgtgcagaaagaccccgggccgggaattgaacccagaaccttcttgctgcaaggcaatagctctaccaactgtgccactgtgcattTAACGTACATTTTTGTTATACTAACCTCAAATTCTGAAACAACAATAATGCTTGTCTTGGCCTTGTTTGTGAACCTTTGGACAAGTACACagtatttgttttaagtttaacTAACTGCCCTGAAAGCATAACCCAAGCCTTTTGAAATTTGACACAAGTGAGCAGAGGGAAAAGACACGACTGGAGATGGAGATTAACAAAGATAGAGGCAAAGCTTATCCACTTTGTTGCTATCTTcgtatatttttttcatactcCTCTACagacattttgtcaaaacagCTAGTGATATGTGTAGCCactcttttttgtgtgtttgagactCTTAAGTCAACATTGCTCTGCGGCCTTGCTGTAGCCTGTCTGGCCTGAGCAAGCAGCATAGATTGCTTTGATTCCCCCTCGCTTCTAGAAAGACTTGCAGTATAACAGTTGTCTGTCCTGCAGAATACCTGTGGCAGTAATCATAGCAGAGCAGACCCATTCCAATTTAGtcaatattacaaataaatcacacatttgtaaagcagAATGATGCTATCATCAATACTCATGTTGGAGCCTATTAAGAAttggattaatttatttttgctaatgtatTAAGGTTACAGatctaaatttatataaataatatatctattgtaacttgtttatttacttgttttggtTAGACCCTCCTCCTTATCAGGtggcctcctgctgtgattaggcagcggaagcagctgctgcagggcaTCTGATTGTTTGGTTAAGGAGCGAGGggtgaaatagtttttccaccacaccaaataaagtttaattttacattttttggaaagtcaACTCGGAGAGTGTTTCTGTTATGTTTGTACATTGAGAAAGTCACCGTTTGCCACCAGAAAACTTTCCGCGAGTGCTTTGTTTTGGATGAGTCGGAAAACCCTCCTCCTAGAAACTACTCTGgcaccttttgatttttgttaaaatccaaGAGTAGCCGTAACAACTCACCACAACGCTCAATACTCCATACTCACTCACAACTCAACCACAACCACCGTGTGGGGCAGTGGGGCTGAGTGAGACGGTCATATACCAGAATGTGTCCTGAGTGACATGGTTATagtattatttcatatttttgtgttaatgaCTTTCACTGTAACTATTAGGAAAACCCAACTACCGACTTAAGGAGTCAAGCACTAAAACAAAATTCtcacagacacagaaaaccTTGATAGACAGTttataagcaacaaaaacttgttttgggtttagttacactttaagtattagtttttccatttctgtggCCACTCTAAagtagttaaatattaaaaatatttaactactatatattaaaaatatttaactactaACAATATAATATCAACCTCTGACctaatttgagaaaatgtgtaaatcCATGTAAAGAAGAGTAAAGTTTAGAAGGTTTATAAAATATGAGTCACCATactagttttcatttttcagtgtaCACTCTGACtttaattcttattttgtttttataattttttttttcttttcttctcattaAGGTTGCCGGAAATGTAGCAGACAAAAGGTGTTCCTGTTTGACTCAATCACTGGGCATAGGACTAATGCGGTAAGACTTGAAGTGTTACTAATGTACCCTCTCAAAGTTTATCTCCACCCCAGTCAAACATGCCAAGATACACTGAGAGACATTGCCTGTGTGGAGTTGAATAGATGGGGGTAGGGGTGATAAGTGGGACTGTGGTATGCAAAAATGAGCACAGTTTTTTACTTATAAACCTTGTGGTTACATTTACTGACATTCCAgactccttttctttctttctatttgtcTATTGTTTTCTAAGGACAAAGAAGGGCATTACAATAGGAATCAGTAGTACTTATACCACATAAGTCACAACATCTCTGGTATTGCAGAGCGaaacaaattcacacaaaaagtcagtatttgcacagaaacatagAAGCATAGAGATAGAACTCCAAATAACAAAATTAGGCCTTTTATCATAAAAGAAATGCTGATTTGGGAGTTATTTCGTCTTTCTAAAGGAAACCCATGACCACTTATCATCCTTCAATAACATGTAAAAACCGCTTCCACACTTAAGTATTTTAGAAACAATTTATGGATATGTTGTGTGATTGCTTTAATTAATgcatttctcttgttttatgtGGTGTCTAGGGCAAAGAGGAAGTAAAAATTCATTGGTTACCCTGCTCTGCTTGGTGAGAAGTGTTTCTTTgcacttattattattattttgctatttCAGGGGGAAGTATAATGGAAAATCAACTTTTGGAGCtgtatatcatgttataatgtcatcAAGCTTTCTGTGGCCTTTTGCCACAAAAGCTTTTCCTTGGCTTTTCAGTCTCTAGCTGAGATAGTGCCCTACAAAGCATACATCCCACATGCAACCCCTCAAAGCTAGTGGcaacaacaattagcaaacacctggtggaacagcCCCTCTGCTGAGCTCATGTGAGGGATCTTCTCAGTCCAACTCTACTAAGAATGGCTGTAAACCGCTTGGAGgagtgatgttgtgatgacatcctgaaggcagagtgtcagaaGAGCAGgcgcttcttaaagaaacaatgaCCCATTTTCAAAGGGGTTTATTTGTATCTCCAATAGCCATTGCCTTAAACATGGCTATTCTTCCTGGGATCCATAATTTAAAGTGTGCAAATGGCAAAgtgacatttcttttaagtcatttttgataGAATACCTATCAAACATGTTGCCTTCATTTTTTATAATAGCTGAAGGTAACagacttattttattatattatgaaAAGGCACTATGGAcctgtggaataaaataattatttacagtgtgtttacttttattagaagtttatttaatattaatcttacaatgtttaattagtttattatgtctcactcagtcttacagagtcattgtttctctttttagccttCACAGTTTGTCTCAGTGTGTCAGAACCTTAGCAACAGGCGATAAGTAAATAGTTGTCATACCTTGCGGAGGGACAAGACCAGACCGACGGCTCAGTGATTATTATTAGacacagaatattctgtctgaaacccatttttaactgaaagttgcatttttctctgtgtgtgtattaatctgattagctcCTTGGGAATGTTGGTGGCGACACTCTGTCTGCGGGAGAAGGacagtatacagtatatgtagagAGGTGATTCCTTTGTCTAGTTAGATCTCTTCTGAGTTCTCCATCTGtgcagatgtaaaataaagctgtgttttgttcttcctctttaacaaggtttggactttgttaatttttctcgcTCCACAATTTGGCGTCACGAACAGGATTCTTCCCGGTTCGTCCTTCCGGTGGACAGCCAGGAGAGGGCTGATCACCAAGACCCTCATCTACATAGCAGGCCTGTCAGAGAGCGAGGGCTTTTCTGGAACTCCACCGGTTGGATCGATCGAGACAGAATCCGACAACCTGGTCTGGGGGAGAACAAACCAGCAGTGTTTAAGGTAAAAAGGCTGTTT encodes the following:
- the LOC111611867 gene encoding uncharacterized protein LOC111611867 isoform X1 translates to MTRPKFRPCAQCQTPNQANRKSCVACHQSLYTKKNKIKEKFQTFNDQWRETVLKNRNVSRIMDSAEIAVRKLHALGYKPILFFAKEDKSLSKWVADVITHLEPTATTNNFLEKMQRAYEFLLPEATSVPLQPDTSTEQQVFSPKEQWADEKAENLVYEPTETIAEEEPVIVLDLVPVSPPIVPSSPAFQKKKRARSTSPPASPPTLPSVSPIDQPNQHSYESPAAHAISLSQGGLFENKKRKGCRKCSRQKVFLFDSITGHRTNAGKEEVKIHWLPCSAW
- the LOC111611867 gene encoding uncharacterized protein LOC111611867 isoform X2 → MQRAYEFLLPEATSVPLQPDTSTEQQVFSPKEQWADEKAENLVYEPTETIAEEEPVIVLDLVPVSPPIVPSSPAFQKKKRARSTSPPASPPTLPSVSPIDQPNQHSYESPAAHAISLSQGGLFENKKRKGCRKCSRQKVFLFDSITGHRTNAGKEEVKIHWLPCSAW